A stretch of DNA from Pseudomonas sp. HN11:
ATCGACAGGGATAAGCGAAACAATGTGCTGAGCAGGATCAGCGGCGGCAGCGCGGAGAACTCCACCGAGTGGCCGATGTAGAACGCCACGATCAGGATCAGGATGCTCAAGGCGATGTTGAGGCCGATCAGCGCATCCACCAGGTAGGTGGGCAGCGGGATGATCATCATCACAATCGCCATCAGCATGAACGCGACAATAATCACGTCGGTACGCTGCGCAGCCAGGCGCGCCAGGTTGTTCAGACGGTTGAGTGCACTCATGCGCCGGCCCTGCGTGCGGCCAGGTAGCGTTTGAAGCATTGGCGCGCTTCGTCTTTGCGCTCGCCGTACCACAAGGCGCGGGCGCGCAGCAGCAACAGGCTGGCGGATTCGCCTTCCAGCGTCACCAGGCGGTCCAGGGCACTCAGGGCGCGAGCGGCATCGCCGCTGTCGGTGAAGGCCAGCACCAGCGAGCGCAGCAACACGCCGTCATGGGGCGCGACGCTGACAGCGATCAGCAACATCACCAGGGCACGCTGGGACTGGCCGTTGCGCCGGTACAGTTCGCCAATGCCCTTGAGCAGTTGCACGGCGTCGTCGTTATTGCGGGCCATCAGGTATGGACCTCCGAGCGTTGCTGTTCGAGGGTGCGGCGCATCTGGATCTCTTCGCCGATCAGCTCGACCGCCAGTGCCTTGATGTGCGGCTCCGCGTCCAGGCCGGGCAGGATGTGTTCCATCACATGCTCCAGCAGCTCCAGGGAGCGAGCGCCGCCGAACAGCAGCGAGTCAACGCCGGCGGCCGCGGTGAGTGCTTCGAGGTCACTGCGCAGAGAGCGGCGGGTCTGGGTCTTGCGGGTCTTGAGCACCGCTTCGAAGGCGGTGGCCTGACGTGAGTTGACCGGGCGAACCGCTTCGATCGGCGCACTGCGCACATCACTGGGAACCAACGGGCGGGGTTCGACTTTCATCCCAGGGCCTTAGCTTAAAAGCGTAATCACAGCGTGAAGGTGAAGCGCTCCTCGCCACGGGCGAGGATCACTTGGTTGTTTTCGATGCGTTCCAGCACCCAGTTGTCCGCCAGGGCGGCGCCG
This window harbors:
- a CDS encoding tetratricopeptide repeat protein, with translation MARNNDDAVQLLKGIGELYRRNGQSQRALVMLLIAVSVAPHDGVLLRSLVLAFTDSGDAARALSALDRLVTLEGESASLLLLRARALWYGERKDEARQCFKRYLAARRAGA